The following nucleotide sequence is from Halorussus caseinilyticus.
CCGACGAGTGAGACGTTAGGGCGCGAGTCGGTTCTTCCGGTTCTTCATGTTCTCCTCGTAGTAGTCGAACGTGATGGGACACCACTCCTTCGCCAAGTCGAGGACTTCTTCCGTCATGTTCCGAATCTCCCACTGACTATCGGCCGCGGCCCGTAGGTCAGCCACGTGCATCAGCATCCGAGCGTTCATCGACATGACCATGTTAACCTCTGTCCCGATAGGAAGGACGAACCGAGCGTCCTCGGGCGGCATCCCGAGGTCAAGGAGTTCCTGATAATCCTCGACCGAACGCTTGACTGATTTTTGGAAGACTGCCTCACGCTCTTCGACCGTCTCGTCGTCCACCGCTCCGCCCTCCTGATTCCGACCAATCCAATCGGGGTCGGTCGCCGACGGCGGCGTGACGACCAGTTCACCCTCGGCCACGTCTTCCGGGTCCACGTCGTCGAACGAGACGTAGCGCATGCTTCGCACGTCGAACGAGACGTGACGATGGCGCGTGATTTGGGCCATGCAGGACCGACTGATGCCCTTCACGGCGAAAGTGGCTTGAGGGTGTTCGAAGGGACCGAAGTGACCCTGTTTCAGGAGGTGTCCGATGAGGGTCTCTTTCTTCTCCTCGATGGTCTCGCCCTCTATCGTCGCCATGACCTCCTTGAACGATTTGTCCCCGACGAACTCCTCCATGTAGTCGTTGCGCGCCGCCGAACAGACGACCTCCTCCGGGTCGTCGGTGGCCTCCAGCAGTTGGACTTCCATGGGTGAGACGAGTAGCGCCCGACTACATAAATCGACTCATCGTCCAAACTGACAACGACACCCACAAACCCCCTCCATCCCTACTCCCGAGCATGATTACGAACATCGCGCGCGGCGTGCAGGCGTTCACGAGCAACGCCTTCCTCGTGGAGGGCGACCGGACCGTGTTGGTAGACACCGGGTCGAACTTCGACGCGGTGAGCAGAATCCGCGACCGGGATGCCGAACTCGACGCAATCGTCCTCACGCACACCCACCCGGACCACGTGGGGAACCTCGAAGCCGTCAAAGACGCCTTCGGCGTCGAAGCGTGGGGCTACGACACCGACCAACCGGGCGTAGACCACGCCATCGCCGACGAGGAGCGCGTCCGAATCGGCGACCACGACTACACCTCGCTCCACACGCCCGGTCACAAGAACGACCACTTGTGCTTTTACTCCGACAGCGCGAGCGTCCTGTTCGCTGGCGACCTCGTCTTCCAGAACGGGAGTTTCGGCCGCACGGACCTCGAAGAGGGCGACCGGGACCGACTCGTCGAGAGCATCGACCGGGTGAGCGAGCGAGTAGACGAACACCTCGCGGCGATGTACGTCGGCCACGGCCCGAGCGTCACCACCGACCCGTATCACGACGTGGAGTTGGCGGGGCGAGCGGCCCGGATGCGGTGACGAGTCGGCCAGTTTTATTTTCCGTCGATTCGTTGCTCGCGGCGTGACCGGGAGAACCCGACTCACGACGACCGAGACGGTCCGCGACGAGGGGTCGTGGCTGTTCACGGTCCGTGACCCATACGACGAACTGGACGAAGTGCTTCTCGTGCCCTGCGAAGACGGCGAGCGAGCGGATTCGGCGGCCGAGAACTCGGCCCCTGAATCCGGCGTCGAGGCGTGGGTCAACCGATGCACTCACGAGGCCCAGCGGTTCGACCGGGGATTCGGCGCGCCGGTTCGGAACGGCCAACTCGTCTGTCCGAAACACGGGTCGCTGTTCGACACCTGTTCGGGCCACTGCGACAACGGCGAGGCCGCGGACACGACGCTCGTCTCGGTCGAAGTCGAAGTCGAGGACGGCGCGGTCTACCTCGCCGACGAGGACTACGAGTTCGCCCACGAGGGCAGTATCGAGAACGGCGGAGACGAGTCGGGCGAGTCGAGGTCGGACGACTTGAACGACGGTGATGACGACGGCATGCCGAGTTCGACCTCACACATCGGCTTCTGACTCACTGCTCGGCGACTGCGAGCAGTTCGTCGTAGGCCTCTTCGTAGGCCCGCGCGACTGCGTTCGGGTCGCGGCGGTCGTCGTCCGGAAGCGCGGACAGCGAGGCAGTCGCCTTCGGGTCGGTGAGTTCGGTCACGTCCGGCGTGTGGACTTCGAGTCGGCCGTCGCGGGGACTCCCGCCCGCGACTTCGCAGGCCTTCAGGAAGCGGTCGCCGTCGTAGGCCCGCATTCGGCCGGGTTCGACCACGGCCGCGGCGTCGAACGAGACGCCGCGAATCGGAACCGCCACGTCGCCGTAGGACTCGACCACGGCGTCGCCGCCGGTCTCGCCCTCGATTGCTCGGAGGCGGTCGGCGAACCCCTCGAACATCGGGAGGTGCAACTGGCGGGTAATCTCGTTCAACTCCTCGACGGACTCGACGGTCGGCGCGTCTTCGAGCGGGAGATTTTCGCGGGCGGACTCGGGCACGTCGGCGCGGGCGTTCACGACGAACGACTCGCCAACCCTGTCGAGGACGAACTCGCGGTGGACCTGCCCGACGAGTCCGGTGTCGGGACCGGGCGAGGGTCGCCAGAGTCGGTGGACGGGGTTCAGGTCCTCGGGTGCGAAGTCGCCGGAACTCGCCGCCGCGAGGCGCTTGGCGTCCTTACCGTAGAGTCGGCCGTCGCCGACCGCCCGGCGGTAGTCGTCGTGGTCGAACCAGTGGTCGTTGCCCGCGCGGGGCTTGAACCCGACCGCGCCGAGTCGGTTGAGTAGGCCGGTGGTGAACGTAGTCTTCCCGGCGTCCACCCGGTCGCCGCCGGTGACGAGTAGTCTCACGCGTCTCACTCGCCGTCGGTCTTCAGACCGTAGTAACCCGGTTCGTCGTCGGCCTCGGGTTCGGCGATAACGAGGTCGGCGGCGTTGGTCATCACCCACGGGATGGCCCAGTCGAGCAGGATGTCCTCGGTCTGGGCCTCCAGTTCGGCGTCGGGGTCGAGTTCTTGGAGGAGTCGGGCGATTTCGTAGACCGTGTACATCCGGTCCGGTTCGAGCAACTCTTCGGCGGTGTAGAAGTCGCAGGGGTGCAACTGGTCGAAATCCGACTTCGGTCGGGGCATGGCCGGACGTACGACCGAGCGCGGGGTAAATCGTTCGTCTCTTCGTCGGCGACGGCGACGGAACGCGACGGGAATTGTTTTTATTTCTTTTTCGTGGGTAGACATTTCTTTCAGCAATGTATCTCGTTCCTTCAGGGTTATCGACTTCGACGGCGGCGTCCGGACGCGCTCGGTGAACCAACCGACAGGATGCGCTCGGCCAATCAGCCGACAGGATGCGCTCGGCGGACCGGCCGCCGTGGGTGGGATAAAGGGGCCGCCCGCTCGCGGGGGCTTTCGAGGACTTCTTCGCCCCGATTATGGCAATTTCTGTGTTGACACGTAGCGAGCGGGCGGGAGCTTTCGGAATCGACTCCGGGGCGACTCTTGCCGACTCTCCCCGACCGCACAGCACCGCCACCGCGCCGCGAGGACGGCGGAAGCGTCCGGGACGCTAGCTACTGCCGACTCCAGTGAGACCGCAACCGCACCGCGACCGCGGCCTCACGCCTCCCCAGCCTCGCGGCCGCCTGAACGCGGCCGCTCCCTCGCGCGGATGGGCGCGGCCACTTGCGGGCCGCGCCCGCACGCGCCGGGTCGAAGGTTCCTCTCCTACGCGCCGGGCCGGGAGTTCCACCGTTTACCGAGCGCCGACTATTCCACCGAGACGCCCACAGGACGCCCACGGAACGCACTCCGACGAGACGCTTCCCCTACGAGACGACAGCGCCCTAATTTTTATACTCTATTGAAACGAACGTTTTCTGACGATGGGAGACGACGACGGCGGTTCGACCCGAGACGCCAAGCGCGCACTCGTCGAGGCGTTCTCGGCGTTCGGGACCGACGCCCTCCGGGACGCGTGGCTGTTCGACCAACACGCCTACGAGGGCCTGTACCTCCGCGAGGACGTGGAAGAGAAGGTGGCCGACCTCGACGTGCCCCGGTTCGTGGACAACGAGCGCTACGGCTACGTCGCCAGAGACGCCTACGACGACCTCTACTACGCCTCCTACGAGTACACCGTCCGGGGGTTCGACGGCTTCGAGCAGTTCCGGACGTTTCTGGACGACGCCGACCGGAAACTCGGCGTGTTCGCCAGTTTCGACCGCCGGGACGGGGGCTACGACTTCGGCGCGTTACACGAGACAGTCGAAGGCGTCGTGGACGACCACCCCACCGACGAGTTCGCGCCCGACTGACCGCGACTCAGCGACCCAGCGACCCAACGCAGGGTTCATCCCGGCGCTCTACCTACCCTCGGTCATGGCGACGGGCGACCCGGAAGACGCGCTGACCGAATCGGACGACGAGACGCTGGTCGCGTTCGACGTGACCCCCGGCGCGGCCGACCGGCAGGTCCCGAGCGACTTCAACGAGTGGCGCGACCGCTTCGAGGCCCGACTCTCCGAACCCGCCCGCGAGGGCCGGGCGAACGCCGAACTCACCGAAGCGGTCTCGGAACTGCTCGACGCGCCCGCGCGACTCGCGCAGGGCGCGTCGTCCTCGAAGAAGACGGTGGCGGTGTCGGCCCCCTACGAGCGCGTGCTGGCGGCGCTGACGGACGAGATTAGCGACTGAAAACGGCGAAAAGTGGACGACAGATACCGCGGCGCGGCCGTCTCCGGCGGCGCGACCGACCGGCGAGGACCCGACGTTACTGCTCGGGTTCCGGCAGGTTGCTCGTCTGCTTTTTCTGGCGCTCGTCCGTGAGGGTCGCGTAGCCCTGAGTCTTCACGAAGTTCTCCTGCCCGAAGTCGCTGATAATCATCCGGAGGTACGCCGCTTCCTGCTTCGAGGTGCCGTCGTAGGTGTAGCAGTGGAGGTCACGCGAGAGGGGGTAGTTCTCGTCGGCGAGGTTCTCGCCGGGTTCGTACACCGTGCCGTCGAAGCTCAGTTTGACCGCGGGAACGTCGCCCGTGACGAACGCCAGCGCCATGTACGCGATGGCGTTGTCGGACTTCGAGACCAGCGTCTTGACCTGCTGGTTCTGGCCCTTGCGCACGTCCACGCCGGGCATCTTCGCGTCGGGACCGTCCAAGAGGTTCACGCGGAACGCGGTGTCGGTGCCCGACCCCTCGGCGCGACCGACGGCCTGAATCTCGCGGTCTTCGCCGGTGTAGGCGTCGATGTCCGACCAGTTCTCGATTTCGCCAGTGTAGATTTTCCGGACCTGTTCGGCGGTCAGTTTCTCGACGCCCGCCTCGTAGATTTCCTTGCTGACGACGATGGGTTGTGCGTCCACGCCGACCACGTGGTCGGTGTACTTCTCCAGTTCCTCCTCGCTGGCGTCGGGGAGTTCGGCCGAGACGGGTGCGCTGGCGTTGCCGAGGTCCACGAGACCGTTCTTGAGTTTCTCCAGTCCGGTCCCGGAGTGGCTCAGACCGACCGACACGTCGAACGGCGGCGCGGCGCTTCCGGTGGACTCGAACCCGTAGAGACCCGCCCAGTAGTCGGCGAGGCGGGCGTCGGTGTCGATGTCGTACTGTCCCGGTCCCCAGTACTCCTCGTCGCTGGCGGGCGGGTTCGAGGACCACACCGACCCCGCGGTACTCGTAATCGGGTACACCGTAGAGGAGCCACCGGCTTTGAGTTTGTCGCTCTGGCCGCCGCTCTTCGAACCTCCGTCCGAGTCGTCCTGTTTCCCGCCCTCGGTCGTTCCCGAACCGCCAGTACCGCCGATGCAACCCGCGAGTGCGAGTACGCTACTTGTCCCCGTAGCGGTCAAGAACTTCCGACGAGTCGATTTCCCTGTCATCGGGTAGACGATGCCCGGACGGTAAGATAAAACCACCGAATAAAATATATATTTTCTCGTTATCTATATATTCCTCTCTATTGGGACAGTTTCACCATGTTAGGGTAGAGTTTGGGAACTGTTGTCAGTCGTAGCTCTCGGAACGGGGACGTATCCGAACGGAGAGACGACTGTCGGACGCGCGGGAACTGCCGTCACCGCGAGCGGACGCGAGGCTACGCGGACGAACCGACCGAAAGAAAAGCGGTAGCTCCGGGATTACTCGTACGTGCCAGCCACGTCGTCGTAGTTCTCCGCCACGGCGTCCCAATCGACGACCTCGAAGAAGTTGTCCACGAAGTCGCCGCGGTCCGGACCGTAGTCGTAGTAGTACGAGTGTTCCCACACGTCGAGGGCCATGATGGGGTGTGCGCCCCACAGGGCACCTTGGTCGTGCTTGTCCACGGCGAGGTTACGAAGCTGTTTGGCGACCGGATCGTAGACGAGAAGCGCCCAGCCACCGGCGGCGCTCGCGGCCGTCTCGAACTCGCCCTTCCAGCCCTCGTAGGAACCGAAGTCCTCCTCGATGCGGTCGAGCAGGTCGCCTTCGGGTTCGCCGCCGCCGTTCGGGTCCATGTTCTCCCAGAACAGCGTGTGCAGGTAGTGGCCCGAGCCGTTGTGGGTCACGTCGCCGAGCGCGCCCGCGGTGCCGCCGTAGTCACCGCTCTCGCGGTTCTCGGCCAGCGTCTCCTCGGCGCTGTCGAGTCCGTTTACGTAGCCCTGATGGTGGGTGTCGTGGTGCCACGTCAGCACCTGTTCGCTGATGTGGGGTTCGAGCGCGTCGTAGTCGTACGGAAGCGGTGGCAGTTCGGGGTTTGATTGCTCGGACATAATTGAACCTCGTCTCTATATATGCCTCCTTTCACTCTTAAACTTTGAGAAGTCGATTGGTAACACGCCACGAGATGAGTCCCGAACCGTCGTTATCGGTTCTCACGCCGTCGTTTGGCCACCGGCTGGTGAAGGCCATTTAAGTAAGAAAAATTATGGTTCCGCGGTGGCGTCAGACCGGGGCGACGGTCGGTCAGTGCGACCCGGTGTGGGTCGGAATCGCGTCGGCCTGCCGTGCCTGCTGGTAGCGCTGTTCCACGTCGTCCCAGTTCACCACGTCCCAGAAGTTGTTCACGTACTCCCCGCGGTTGTTCTCGTACTGGAGGTAGTAGGCGTGTTCCCACACGTCACAGACGAGTAACGGCGTCGCACCCTGCGGATGCTGGTTCTGGTGGTTCTCGGCCGCCGCGACCATCGGCTTGTCGGCGATGTGGTCGTAGACCAGCATGCCCCACCCGGAACCTTCGACGCCCTTCGCGGCCTCCGAGAAGTCCTGTTTGAACTGGTCGTAGCCGCCGAAGTGGTCGTCCAGCGCGTCGGCCAACTCGCCGGAGGGTTCGCCGCCGCCGTCCGGGTGCATGTTCTGCCAGAAGACGGTGTGATTGACGTGGCCCGAGAGGTTGAACGCGAGGCTTCGCTTGACCGCGCGCACGTCGCCCCAGTCGCCGCTCCCGCGCATCTCCTCCAGTTTGTCGAGGGCGGCGTTCGCGCCGTCCACGTAGCCCTGATGGTGCTTGTCGTGATGGAGTTCCATGATGCGCTGGTCTATCGCCGGTTCGAGCGCGTCGTAGTCGTACGGTAGTTCCGGTAGTTCGTAAGTAGCCATCCTCTTCCCCCGTCTCTCGGGCAACGGCCACGCGGTTAAGTGTTAAGCCAGTAGTCGAATCGGCGATATGCGGGTTCGCGGACAGGCACGTCCCGCCTCGGCGGAGCGAGCGCGGTCGGCGCTCTGAGAGCGCCGACCGCGCGGAAACTCAGTCGTCGCCGCGCGCTCGCTCGAACATCGCGATGGCCTCCTCGCGGCGTTCGCCGTGGTCCACGATGGGCGCGGGGTAGTCCGGTGCGATTCGCTCGCGCTCTTCGGGACCGAGTTCGTGCCAGCCGTGAATCTCGTCGGGGTCGGCGTCCGCGAGTTCCGGCACGTACTCTCTGATAAACTCGGCGTCCGGGTCGTAGCGCTCGCCCTGCGTCGTGGGGTTGAAGATGCGGAAGTACGGTTGGGCGTCGGTGCCGGTCGAGGCGGCCCACTGCCACCCGCCGGTGTCGTTTGCGGTGTCGTGGTCGGCGAGTTTCTCGCGGAACCAGTCGTAACCCTCGCGCCAGTCGAGCAGGAGGTCCTTCGTGAGGAAGGAGGCGACGACCATCCGGAGGCGGTTGTGCATGTACGCCTCCTCGCGGAGTTGACGCATCGCCGCGTCCACGATGGGGTAGCCGGTCCGCCCGTCCTTCCACGCTCGCAGGGCCTCGCCGTCGTCACGCCAGTCGATGTTGTTCTCGTAGGACTTGTAGTTGCGACTCACCACGTCAGGTCGCGCCGAGAGGACGTGGGCGTAGAACTCCCGCCACGCGAGTTGGCTCTGGAACTCGCGGACAGACGCCGCCTCGGTGCCCTCCTCGTCGGGGTCGCCGTCGGCCTGCTCCATCGCGGCGTCGGTGGCCTGCCAGACTTCCCGAATCCCGACGGTCCCCCACTTGAGGTGGGCCGAGAGCCGCGAGGTCGCGTCTCTTCCGGGGTAGTCGCGGTCCTCGGCGTACCGGAAGATGGCGTCCTCGCAGAAGGCCGACAGTCGGTCGCGGGCGGGCGAGGTTCCGCCCGCCGGAACCTCGGCCTCGGGGGCGTCGAACCCGAGGTCCGCGAGCGTCGGCAGGTCCCCGGCGTCGTCGGGCGCGACGACTTCGCCCTCGCCGGGCGCGTCGAAGGGCGCGTCTTTCTCCCGGTCACGCCACTTCTTCCAGAAGTAGGTGAACACCGAGTAGTGTTCGCCTTTGTTCGTCCGGATACTGCCGGGTTCGTGGAGGAGTTCGTCGTGGTAGGCCGCCCGCGAGACCCCGGTGTCGTCCAGCGCGAGTCGGACCTCGCTGTCGCGTTCGCGCGCCAGTCCGGAGTAGTCGCGGTTCCAGTAGATGGCGTCCGCGCCGTGTGACTCCGCGATTCGAGGCAACTCCTCGCGCGGGTCGCCGCGGACGACCAACAGGTCGCCGCCCGACTCGCGGTAGTCGGCGCGGAGCGATTCGAGCGCGTCGAGCATGAAGGCCACCCGCGGCGGGGAGGCGTGGGCGAGGACTTCGGGGTCGAGGACGAAGACGGGCAGGACCCCGCCGTCGTCCGCCGACTCGTCGGCGGACGACTCGCCGCTCGCGGCCTCCGCGAGCGCCCGGTTGTCCGAGACCCGGAGGTCCCGGCGGTGCCAGTGGACGTTCATGCTCGGGAGTTAGGAACGCCGGACCGTCAAACGAGGGGGTCGGAGTCGAAGGCCCGACAGGTCAGTCCCGTTCGACCAGTACGCTTTCGTCCAACTTCGCCACCTCGTCGTGGCCCGAGAGCGCCAGCGTCAGGTCCACGTCCGCGAGGAAGTTCCGGACGACTTCCCGAACGCCGTCCTCGCCGTCGATAGCCAGACCGTAGACGTAGGGGCGGCCGAGAACAACCGCGTCCGCGCCGAGCGCGATTGCCTTGATTGCGTCCGCGCCGCGCCGAATCCCGCTGTCGAAGAGGACCGCGAAGTCGTCGTCGGGATTTTCCTCCGCCACGGCGTTCACGATTCGTGGGAGCGCCTCGACAGCCGAAATCGCGCCGTCTACCTGTCGGCCGCCGTGGTTCGAGACGACGAGTCCGTCCGCGCCCCGGCGCACCGCTTCGCGGGCGTCCGCCGGGTGGAGGACGCCCTTCAGGACGACCGGGAGGTCGGTCAGGTCGCGGACGCGCTCTACGGTCTCCCAGTCCATCGAGAGGTCGCCGAACTGCTCGATGAACCGCCAGAGGGCGGCCTGCTCGTCCTCCTCGGGCGGGGCGTCCAGCGAGTCGCGGAACGCGGGGTCCGAGAGGTAGTTCGCCACGCCCTCGCCGTCTAAGAACGGCAGGTAGGCGTTCGCAACGTCGCGCTCGCGCCACCCCATCGTGGGCGTGTCGAGCGTGACGACGATTGCCTCGTAGTCCGCGTCCTCGGCGCGACTCACGAAACTCTCGGTCACGTCGGGGTCCGCGCTCGGGTAGAGTTGGAACCATCCCGGCGAGTCGCCCAACTCGTCGGCCACGTCCTCCATCGTGGCCGACGCCGCGGAACTGGAGACGAACGGGACCCCGAGGTCGGCGGCGGCCCGCGCGCTGGCGAGTTCGCCGCCCTCGTGGACGATGGACTGAACGCCCACGGGCGCGAGCAGGACCGGGACGGGGAGTCTCCGGCCGAACAGTTCGACCGACAGGTCTCGCTCGGCCACGTCGCGCAACATCCGCGGGACGATGCGCCACCGGTCGAACGCCTCGCGGTTCCGGTCGGCGGTGTCCTCACCGCCCGCGCTTCCGACGACGTAGGCGTACGCTTCCTCCGAGAGAGCGTCCATCGCCTCCGCGCGGAGTTCGTCGGGCGCGATTGGGAGGTCCGGGCGCTGGTCGGCGAGCATCCCGCTGGCGTACACCTCGCGCTGGCGATTCGGGCCGTAGGGTTCCGAAGGGTCGTCCATGAAGGTTGGTGGGCGTCGTGGCGTGTTATAACTTGGCAGTGTTCGGTCGCCTCGCTCGACGGCCTCGTGAGGTTGGCGCGGCGTCGTCGGGAGTAAAGCGACCGGCGACGCCGCGCCAGCACGCACCGTTAGACAGATAAACATTTGTTTACCATAGAAAAATAGTTTTGAAGCGATTCTATATATTTCCGAATTCGACATCATATCGGAATAACGTCCGGCGCGGGACCCGAGTCGTCGCGGCGAGACGAGACTCGTCTCGCCGCGAAACAACGATTATTTGAATGTATAGTATCGTTGTGGCGAAACGTCGAACGTCTCCGGGCTTCCGGACGGCGTTTTCGGCGTGCGATACCGTCCCCGAAATCGAGTGCCTTTTTCCGGGCGTAGACCGTTTCAGACTCCACCAGAATCGCTTCTGACGAATCATAACGAAGTCCCATCTCACCGATTCACCATCTGGTTGTTCAGATGATAGAAAAGAACCGTCGCACGATACTCAAACTGCTCGGAAGTACGGCCGCACTGACTGGAACCGTCGGCACGGCGAGTGCCACCCCCGACCTCGGGTCGCTTCGTCTGTTCGGACAGCAAGCCGTGGACGGCGCGATGGAGACCGTCGCACAGGGACGGTACGCGTACGTGGCGAACGGAACCGGGATGGCCGTCGTAGACTGGGAGAACCCCGGCCGACCGCAGACCGTCGCCGTGGCCGACCTGAACGACGAACTCGCCGACCCGACCCTGAGCGTCAAGGACGTGAAGGTAGACGGCGATGTCGCCGCCCTCGCCAACGACACCGAGAATCCCGGCGGCATCGCGCTGTACGACGTGAGCGACCCTACGAACCCCGAGTACCAGTCGTTCTACGAACCCACCCCGTCGGCGAACATCCACAACTGCCACCTCGTGGGCGACTACGCCTACCTCGCGCTCGGCGAACCGTGGAACATCGACACCGACGGCGACGGTCAGCGTGACCTCGCTCGTCTGTTCGGCGACGCGGGCGTCGAAATCGTGGACGTGAGCGACCCCGCGAACCCCACTCACGCGAGTACGTGGTATCTCAAGGACGAACTGCCC
It contains:
- a CDS encoding cryptochrome/photolyase family protein, which encodes MNVHWHRRDLRVSDNRALAEAASGESSADESADDGGVLPVFVLDPEVLAHASPPRVAFMLDALESLRADYRESGGDLLVVRGDPREELPRIAESHGADAIYWNRDYSGLARERDSEVRLALDDTGVSRAAYHDELLHEPGSIRTNKGEHYSVFTYFWKKWRDREKDAPFDAPGEGEVVAPDDAGDLPTLADLGFDAPEAEVPAGGTSPARDRLSAFCEDAIFRYAEDRDYPGRDATSRLSAHLKWGTVGIREVWQATDAAMEQADGDPDEEGTEAASVREFQSQLAWREFYAHVLSARPDVVSRNYKSYENNIDWRDDGEALRAWKDGRTGYPIVDAAMRQLREEAYMHNRLRMVVASFLTKDLLLDWREGYDWFREKLADHDTANDTGGWQWAASTGTDAQPYFRIFNPTTQGERYDPDAEFIREYVPELADADPDEIHGWHELGPEERERIAPDYPAPIVDHGERREEAIAMFERARGDD
- a CDS encoding PstS family phosphate ABC transporter substrate-binding protein encodes the protein MTGKSTRRKFLTATGTSSVLALAGCIGGTGGSGTTEGGKQDDSDGGSKSGGQSDKLKAGGSSTVYPITSTAGSVWSSNPPASDEEYWGPGQYDIDTDARLADYWAGLYGFESTGSAAPPFDVSVGLSHSGTGLEKLKNGLVDLGNASAPVSAELPDASEEELEKYTDHVVGVDAQPIVVSKEIYEAGVEKLTAEQVRKIYTGEIENWSDIDAYTGEDREIQAVGRAEGSGTDTAFRVNLLDGPDAKMPGVDVRKGQNQQVKTLVSKSDNAIAYMALAFVTGDVPAVKLSFDGTVYEPGENLADENYPLSRDLHCYTYDGTSKQEAAYLRMIISDFGQENFVKTQGYATLTDERQKKQTSNLPEPEQ
- a CDS encoding Rieske (2Fe-2S) protein, with product MTGRTRLTTTETVRDEGSWLFTVRDPYDELDEVLLVPCEDGERADSAAENSAPESGVEAWVNRCTHEAQRFDRGFGAPVRNGQLVCPKHGSLFDTCSGHCDNGEAADTTLVSVEVEVEDGAVYLADEDYEFAHEGSIENGGDESGESRSDDLNDGDDDGMPSSTSHIGF
- the thyX gene encoding FAD-dependent thymidylate synthase, yielding MEVQLLEATDDPEEVVCSAARNDYMEEFVGDKSFKEVMATIEGETIEEKKETLIGHLLKQGHFGPFEHPQATFAVKGISRSCMAQITRHRHVSFDVRSMRYVSFDDVDPEDVAEGELVVTPPSATDPDWIGRNQEGGAVDDETVEEREAVFQKSVKRSVEDYQELLDLGMPPEDARFVLPIGTEVNMVMSMNARMLMHVADLRAAADSQWEIRNMTEEVLDLAKEWCPITFDYYEENMKNRKNRLAP
- a CDS encoding MBL fold metallo-hydrolase, which translates into the protein MITNIARGVQAFTSNAFLVEGDRTVLVDTGSNFDAVSRIRDRDAELDAIVLTHTHPDHVGNLEAVKDAFGVEAWGYDTDQPGVDHAIADEERVRIGDHDYTSLHTPGHKNDHLCFYSDSASVLFAGDLVFQNGSFGRTDLEEGDRDRLVESIDRVSERVDEHLAAMYVGHGPSVTTDPYHDVELAGRAARMR
- the sod gene encoding superoxide dismutase; the encoded protein is MSEQSNPELPPLPYDYDALEPHISEQVLTWHHDTHHQGYVNGLDSAEETLAENRESGDYGGTAGALGDVTHNGSGHYLHTLFWENMDPNGGGEPEGDLLDRIEEDFGSYEGWKGEFETAASAAGGWALLVYDPVAKQLRNLAVDKHDQGALWGAHPIMALDVWEHSYYYDYGPDRGDFVDNFFEVVDWDAVAENYDDVAGTYE
- a CDS encoding DUF167 domain-containing protein, with the translated sequence MATGDPEDALTESDDETLVAFDVTPGAADRQVPSDFNEWRDRFEARLSEPAREGRANAELTEAVSELLDAPARLAQGASSSKKTVAVSAPYERVLAALTDEISD
- a CDS encoding alpha-hydroxy-acid oxidizing protein; translation: MDDPSEPYGPNRQREVYASGMLADQRPDLPIAPDELRAEAMDALSEEAYAYVVGSAGGEDTADRNREAFDRWRIVPRMLRDVAERDLSVELFGRRLPVPVLLAPVGVQSIVHEGGELASARAAADLGVPFVSSSAASATMEDVADELGDSPGWFQLYPSADPDVTESFVSRAEDADYEAIVVTLDTPTMGWRERDVANAYLPFLDGEGVANYLSDPAFRDSLDAPPEEDEQAALWRFIEQFGDLSMDWETVERVRDLTDLPVVLKGVLHPADAREAVRRGADGLVVSNHGGRQVDGAISAVEALPRIVNAVAEENPDDDFAVLFDSGIRRGADAIKAIALGADAVVLGRPYVYGLAIDGEDGVREVVRNFLADVDLTLALSGHDEVAKLDESVLVERD
- a CDS encoding DUF5827 family protein is translated as MPRPKSDFDQLHPCDFYTAEELLEPDRMYTVYEIARLLQELDPDAELEAQTEDILLDWAIPWVMTNAADLVIAEPEADDEPGYYGLKTDGE
- a CDS encoding ATPase; translation: MRLLVTGGDRVDAGKTTFTTGLLNRLGAVGFKPRAGNDHWFDHDDYRRAVGDGRLYGKDAKRLAAASSGDFAPEDLNPVHRLWRPSPGPDTGLVGQVHREFVLDRVGESFVVNARADVPESARENLPLEDAPTVESVEELNEITRQLHLPMFEGFADRLRAIEGETGGDAVVESYGDVAVPIRGVSFDAAAVVEPGRMRAYDGDRFLKACEVAGGSPRDGRLEVHTPDVTELTDPKATASLSALPDDDRRDPNAVARAYEEAYDELLAVAEQ
- a CDS encoding DUF7522 family protein; the protein is MGDDDGGSTRDAKRALVEAFSAFGTDALRDAWLFDQHAYEGLYLREDVEEKVADLDVPRFVDNERYGYVARDAYDDLYYASYEYTVRGFDGFEQFRTFLDDADRKLGVFASFDRRDGGYDFGALHETVEGVVDDHPTDEFAPD
- a CDS encoding superoxide dismutase, producing MATYELPELPYDYDALEPAIDQRIMELHHDKHHQGYVDGANAALDKLEEMRGSGDWGDVRAVKRSLAFNLSGHVNHTVFWQNMHPDGGGEPSGELADALDDHFGGYDQFKQDFSEAAKGVEGSGWGMLVYDHIADKPMVAAAENHQNQHPQGATPLLVCDVWEHAYYLQYENNRGEYVNNFWDVVNWDDVEQRYQQARQADAIPTHTGSH